The following are encoded together in the Flavihumibacter fluvii genome:
- a CDS encoding FG-GAP repeat domain-containing protein produces MKKYLTICLLYLLQNKLAISQNAGSVASQTPVHFRMQKVSAETFESVGVFDVNNDGNKDLVSGGFWYPGPEYSKRFPLRDVKRTGEYYDDFFTLPMDVNGDGRMDFVAGGWFGGTIFWYENTGKFDQLWPEHTIANIGNLETARAWDIDGDGVAEIVPNNLGKPFRFYRLNLDVAGKGKGSFTEHTIHNTQGHGVGFGDINKDGRADFVLADGWLEAPVKPLTETWTWHPEFHLENASIPILVVDLNKDGRNDFIVGNGHGYGLNWMEQVSGGKWIRHSIDPFNSQFHTMAWLDITGDKIPELLTGKRYRAHNDGDDGAFDDYGLYYYQWDGQAFSKQVVSFGPLGIGKGTGNYFEVTDLNADGRLDWVVAGKDGLSIFFSEGTRK; encoded by the coding sequence ATGAAAAAATACCTGACCATATGTCTATTGTATCTCTTGCAAAATAAACTGGCCATTTCACAGAATGCAGGTTCAGTCGCTTCGCAGACACCAGTTCATTTCAGGATGCAAAAAGTATCTGCTGAAACCTTTGAATCAGTTGGCGTTTTTGATGTGAATAATGATGGCAACAAAGACCTGGTATCTGGCGGCTTCTGGTACCCGGGCCCGGAATATTCCAAACGATTTCCTCTCCGCGACGTGAAACGTACCGGTGAATATTACGATGATTTTTTTACACTGCCAATGGATGTAAATGGTGATGGTCGGATGGATTTTGTTGCCGGTGGTTGGTTTGGGGGTACCATATTCTGGTATGAGAATACTGGTAAATTTGACCAGTTATGGCCCGAACATACTATTGCAAATATTGGTAATCTCGAGACCGCAAGGGCATGGGATATTGATGGTGATGGAGTGGCGGAGATTGTTCCGAACAATCTCGGAAAGCCCTTTCGTTTCTACCGGCTCAACCTGGATGTTGCCGGAAAAGGCAAAGGGTCATTTACCGAACATACCATTCACAATACCCAGGGGCATGGTGTAGGGTTTGGTGATATCAATAAAGATGGTCGTGCTGATTTTGTGCTGGCTGATGGTTGGTTGGAAGCACCTGTTAAACCTCTAACTGAAACCTGGACATGGCATCCTGAATTCCATCTTGAGAATGCCAGTATCCCCATCCTGGTGGTGGACCTGAATAAGGATGGCCGGAATGATTTTATTGTAGGGAATGGCCACGGATATGGGCTGAATTGGATGGAGCAGGTATCAGGTGGGAAATGGATCAGGCATTCCATCGATCCCTTCAATTCCCAATTTCATACCATGGCCTGGCTGGATATCACGGGCGACAAAATACCGGAACTATTAACCGGCAAACGGTACCGTGCTCATAATGATGGTGATGACGGAGCTTTTGATGATTATGGCTTATATTATTACCAATGGGATGGCCAGGCTTTCAGCAAACAGGTCGTATCCTTTGGTCCGCTTGGTATAGGAAAAGGAACAGGTAATTATTTTGAAGTAACTGACCTTAATGCCGATGGCCGCCTTGATTGGGTAGTTGCCGGAAAAGATGGCCTATCCATATTTTTTAGTGAGGGCACAAGGAAATAG
- a CDS encoding ABC transporter permease translates to MVKHLFTLIWNKKKQNALLLAEMLISFLVLFAVFSLLVYFFRNYKKPMGLDYDDVWVITYSQTNTNTSSDSLVQFYQTVKQNLLSLPQVKSVSLSSANFPFSNSHMQNGIIHNNKNIGSINTFDTEDSYASILNLKLVEGRWFNAADITYKNRPVVINESLRAEFFGTGKAVGELMGDGKEEDKRKIIGVVKDAKMQGEYTNPGYAMYQRVDTGGIKWIGHMLLKVAPGADAAFEAKLYKNLANSMKSANVEIDRLGNKLKSANNFALVPMIVLSIICTFLIVNVALGLFGVLWYNINKRRGEIGLRRAVGASGQSISVQLVTESILLASLAVIIGSFFAIQFPLLNVFDLPAGIYLTALLLAIIFVYVLVLVCSLYPGRQAAAIYPAAALHEE, encoded by the coding sequence ATGGTCAAGCATTTATTTACCCTAATATGGAATAAAAAGAAACAAAACGCCCTGCTACTGGCGGAGATGCTCATCTCTTTTTTGGTATTATTTGCCGTATTTAGTCTCCTGGTATATTTTTTTCGCAACTATAAAAAGCCCATGGGACTCGATTATGATGATGTTTGGGTAATTACCTATAGCCAAACCAATACGAACACTTCTTCAGATTCCCTGGTGCAGTTTTATCAAACTGTAAAGCAGAATCTTTTATCACTTCCGCAGGTAAAGTCAGTAAGTTTAAGTAGTGCAAATTTTCCGTTTTCGAATTCTCATATGCAAAACGGAATAATCCATAACAATAAAAATATAGGTAGTATCAATACATTTGATACTGAAGATAGCTATGCATCGATATTGAACCTGAAGCTTGTCGAAGGCCGCTGGTTTAATGCTGCAGATATCACTTACAAAAACAGGCCGGTTGTGATTAATGAATCCTTGCGGGCGGAGTTCTTTGGCACCGGAAAAGCTGTTGGTGAACTGATGGGTGACGGAAAAGAAGAAGACAAGCGGAAAATCATTGGTGTGGTTAAAGATGCCAAAATGCAGGGCGAGTATACTAATCCGGGTTATGCTATGTACCAGAGGGTTGATACGGGTGGCATAAAATGGATAGGCCACATGTTGCTAAAAGTAGCGCCAGGAGCGGATGCTGCCTTTGAAGCAAAACTGTATAAAAACCTGGCCAATTCCATGAAAAGTGCAAATGTGGAAATTGACCGGCTCGGCAACAAGTTGAAAAGTGCCAATAATTTTGCCCTGGTACCCATGATCGTATTGTCTATCATCTGTACATTTTTGATAGTCAATGTTGCATTGGGCTTATTTGGTGTATTGTGGTATAATATCAATAAACGGCGGGGTGAGATCGGGTTACGGAGGGCCGTAGGCGCCAGCGGGCAATCCATATCGGTTCAATTGGTCACAGAATCGATACTATTGGCCAGCCTGGCTGTAATCATCGGAAGTTTTTTCGCTATACAATTTCCGTTGCTCAATGTATTTGACCTGCCAGCCGGAATTTACCTTACAGCGCTCTTATTGGCCATTATTTTTGTGTATGTGCTGGTATTGGTTTGTTCTTTGTACCCTGGCAGGCAGGCCGCAGCGATTTATCCTGCTGCCGCCCTGCATGAAGAATAG
- a CDS encoding LLM class flavin-dependent oxidoreductase produces the protein MEIGIDSFAAASTGIQANTANDSKQSLAELLERIEFADQCGLDVFGIGEHHRKEFLDSAPVVILAAAAARTKSIRLTSAVTVLSAADPVRVFQNFATLDLISQGRAEMVVGRGSFIEAYPLFGLNLNDYDELFAEKLELLLNIRENEIVNWSGKFRPALKNQAIYPRPLQSPFPIWLGVGGTPASFVRAGMLGLPLMVAIIGGETHRFRPLIDMYRNAGLKAGFEPEQLKVGLHSLGYVANSIEEAIEDYYPGYAETFTRIGKERGWPPVTRGHFNAQIGPTGALLIGGPEEIAAKILRHSEALGGISRISFQMDNAGLSHEKLKQAIELIGRKVAPLVNG, from the coding sequence ATGGAAATAGGAATAGACAGTTTCGCTGCTGCTTCAACAGGTATCCAGGCAAATACCGCCAACGATTCAAAACAATCCCTGGCAGAATTGCTGGAAAGGATTGAATTCGCCGATCAATGTGGCCTTGATGTGTTTGGTATTGGCGAACACCATCGCAAAGAATTCCTGGATTCCGCCCCCGTTGTCATTCTTGCCGCTGCTGCAGCCCGCACCAAAAGCATTCGGCTGACCAGTGCAGTTACCGTTTTAAGTGCAGCTGATCCGGTAAGAGTATTCCAGAATTTCGCCACCCTTGACCTGATCTCCCAGGGCCGGGCAGAAATGGTGGTTGGCCGTGGTTCCTTCATAGAAGCTTATCCGCTTTTCGGCCTAAACCTTAACGATTATGATGAACTTTTTGCTGAAAAGCTGGAGCTCCTGCTGAATATTCGCGAAAACGAAATAGTGAACTGGTCCGGCAAATTCAGGCCAGCCTTAAAAAACCAAGCCATCTACCCAAGACCTTTACAATCGCCATTCCCCATCTGGCTAGGTGTTGGTGGTACACCAGCTTCTTTTGTCCGGGCCGGCATGCTCGGGCTCCCCTTGATGGTGGCCATCATTGGCGGGGAAACCCATCGTTTCCGGCCACTCATCGACATGTACAGGAATGCAGGATTAAAAGCCGGATTTGAACCCGAACAATTAAAGGTCGGATTGCATTCTTTGGGTTATGTGGCCAATTCTATCGAAGAGGCCATCGAAGATTATTATCCCGGTTATGCAGAAACTTTTACGAGGATTGGTAAAGAACGCGGCTGGCCGCCAGTTACCAGGGGGCACTTCAATGCGCAAATCGGTCCAACCGGCGCCTTACTGATTGGCGGCCCCGAGGAAATAGCCGCGAAAATCTTGCGGCATTCGGAGGCCTTGGGCGGTATTTCAAGAATCAGTTTTCAGATGGATAATGCCGGACTATCCCACGAAAAACTTAAGCAGGCCATTGAACTGATTGGTAGAAAAGTTGCTCCTCTTGTGAATGGATAA
- a CDS encoding sensor histidine kinase, with amino-acid sequence MRTRTKYILFVVILHLTALLLTYFIFRDNKLLFLAAEVLILISVILSWQFFKQLVRPLMMLSQGAEAMKDRDFTVKLVPSGNYEVDQLINIYNQMMDELRTERTRQEQQHLFLEKLIQTSPTGIIILDFDDHIQQVNPKALELLDMEPLEILSTSIHELSHPVLDQVKLLESGKSITYTFNGAITYKLQKSHFIDRGFPRHFIMIEELTAEILAAEKKAYGKVIRMMAHEVNNSIGPVNSILSSALSVEKIWSSKEHEILRQALEVAIGRNQNLNIFMRNFADLVRLPAPQKKSIDIVDLLHGVIQLMDRMAGEKQIIFNNFITSEPFFVMADNQQMEQVMINIVKNSIEAIKSAGEVGLHLDRTSRTLMITDNGKGITPAESEQLFSPFFSTKPDGQGIGLTLVKEILMNHGYTFSLKQSKERVTVFSIYF; translated from the coding sequence ATGAGAACCAGGACTAAATATATCCTGTTTGTTGTCATCCTGCATTTAACTGCATTGCTGCTGACCTATTTTATTTTCAGAGATAATAAATTGCTTTTTCTTGCCGCTGAAGTACTGATACTTATTTCAGTAATACTTTCCTGGCAGTTTTTTAAGCAATTGGTGCGGCCGCTGATGATGTTATCGCAAGGAGCGGAAGCTATGAAAGATCGGGATTTTACAGTCAAATTGGTGCCTTCAGGAAATTATGAGGTAGACCAACTCATCAATATCTATAACCAGATGATGGATGAGTTACGCACAGAAAGGACACGGCAGGAACAACAACATCTGTTCCTGGAGAAATTGATCCAGACATCTCCAACAGGGATTATTATTTTGGATTTTGATGACCATATACAGCAGGTGAATCCGAAAGCCCTCGAATTGCTGGATATGGAACCTTTAGAAATATTATCCACATCAATCCATGAATTATCGCATCCTGTTTTGGATCAGGTCAAATTGCTGGAATCTGGCAAATCCATTACATATACATTCAATGGCGCTATCACGTATAAGTTGCAAAAATCACATTTCATCGACCGGGGCTTTCCCCGACATTTCATCATGATCGAAGAACTGACCGCAGAAATCCTTGCAGCTGAAAAGAAGGCCTATGGGAAAGTCATCCGTATGATGGCTCATGAGGTGAATAATAGTATAGGGCCGGTGAATTCCATTCTCTCATCAGCTTTGTCTGTTGAAAAAATCTGGTCGTCGAAAGAACATGAAATATTGCGGCAGGCGCTTGAAGTGGCCATAGGGCGGAACCAGAACCTGAATATATTCATGCGCAATTTTGCGGACCTGGTCAGGTTGCCGGCGCCCCAAAAAAAGTCAATTGACATCGTTGACCTCCTGCATGGTGTAATACAATTAATGGATCGCATGGCTGGGGAAAAGCAGATCATTTTCAATAATTTTATTACCAGTGAACCATTCTTTGTTATGGCAGATAACCAACAGATGGAACAGGTAATGATCAATATTGTAAAAAACTCCATTGAGGCCATTAAATCAGCCGGCGAGGTGGGTTTACACCTCGACCGGACCAGCCGTACCCTGATGATAACTGATAATGGCAAAGGCATCACACCTGCCGAATCCGAACAATTATTCAGTCCGTTTTTCAGTACAAAACCAGACGGGCAGGGAATAGGGCTGACGCTGGTAAAGGAAATTCTGATGAACCACGGTTATACGTTTTCGTTGAAACAGAGTAAGGAAAGAGTTACAGTTTTTTCAATTTATTTCTAA
- a CDS encoding phosphocholine-specific phospholipase C: protein MDNRREFLKQASILAGGAGMLNILPMSIQKALAINPAPGSTYMDAEHIVILMQENRSFDHTYGTLKGVRGFNDPRAIFLPNKNPVWLQTNKAGETFAPFHLDIKDTKATWMSSLPHSWSNQVDARNNGKYDKWLDAKPSGNKAYSSMPLTMGYYTRQDIPFYYALADAFTVCDQNFCSALTGTTPNRLYFWSGTIREKLQADVLARVWNGDADYDNWANWKTFPERLEENDISWKVYQNEISVGVGLEGEEDSWLANFTDNPLEFYAQYQVKLSPGYIANLPKSAQLAADEINKMELALQTASSENAAALQKKIAAYKQYMVRNADEQKLYTQEKFNQLTATEKSIHEKAFTTNKKDPHYHELTPLRYMDGKTEREVLVPKGDVLFQFREDVTNGQLPTVSWIVAPENFSDHPGAAWYGAWYISEVMDILTKNPEVWKKTIFILAYDENDGYFDHVPPFTVPNPYKEGTGLTSGGIDTSLEFVTKKQQSSSPKDSRESPIGLGFRVPLVIASPWSRGGYVCSEVFDHTSTLQFLEKFLNTKYGKQISETNITSWRRAICGDLSSSFQPFHGEKINTPSSLKRNEVVENIHKAKFKGLPANFKKLSAEEIESFNKNPYAMPFMARQEKGTKPSCAIPYEMYVDGLLSADKKTFEVQFRSGNQVFGSRTAGAAFNVYAPGKYNDETADNRAYTVIPGDSLIDNWQMSKFENGHYHLRIYGVNGFFREFSGHGNDPELVIKCTYESIKNRFTGNIVLTIQNKSGKTQEIDIEDNSYKSPAIHKKIDANNSATSIILNLSKNGYWYDFTVAIRNNPLFMARYAGHVETGETSISDPAMGYI, encoded by the coding sequence ATGGATAACAGAAGGGAATTTTTAAAACAGGCTTCTATATTAGCTGGTGGTGCCGGTATGCTGAATATACTGCCTATGTCAATTCAAAAAGCACTCGCCATCAACCCGGCACCAGGATCTACTTACATGGATGCTGAGCATATCGTTATCCTCATGCAGGAAAACCGGTCTTTCGATCACACTTACGGTACATTAAAAGGAGTACGTGGATTTAATGACCCCAGGGCCATCTTCCTGCCAAATAAAAATCCGGTCTGGTTACAAACTAATAAAGCAGGAGAAACCTTCGCCCCTTTCCACCTCGATATAAAAGACACTAAAGCTACCTGGATGAGTTCCTTGCCACATTCCTGGAGCAACCAGGTCGATGCCCGCAATAACGGCAAATATGACAAATGGCTGGATGCTAAACCATCTGGAAATAAAGCATACAGCAGCATGCCGCTTACGATGGGTTACTATACCCGCCAGGATATTCCATTTTATTATGCGCTGGCAGATGCGTTTACAGTTTGTGACCAGAATTTCTGCTCAGCACTTACCGGCACTACACCAAACAGGCTATATTTCTGGTCTGGTACCATCCGCGAAAAACTTCAGGCCGATGTTTTGGCACGTGTATGGAACGGAGATGCAGACTACGACAACTGGGCAAACTGGAAAACCTTCCCGGAAAGACTCGAAGAAAATGATATTTCCTGGAAAGTTTACCAGAATGAAATCAGCGTAGGTGTTGGCCTTGAAGGCGAAGAGGATTCATGGCTGGCAAACTTCACCGATAATCCTTTAGAGTTTTATGCACAATACCAGGTAAAACTTTCCCCAGGCTATATAGCCAACCTGCCAAAATCTGCACAACTTGCTGCAGATGAAATAAATAAAATGGAACTGGCACTTCAAACCGCCAGCAGTGAGAATGCAGCAGCACTTCAGAAAAAAATTGCCGCCTATAAACAATACATGGTCCGAAATGCGGATGAGCAAAAGTTATATACACAAGAGAAATTCAACCAATTAACCGCAACTGAAAAAAGTATCCACGAGAAGGCTTTTACGACTAATAAGAAGGATCCGCATTACCATGAATTAACTCCATTGAGATATATGGATGGTAAAACAGAAAGGGAAGTGCTGGTACCCAAAGGAGACGTTTTGTTCCAGTTCCGCGAAGATGTTACAAACGGCCAACTGCCTACCGTCTCCTGGATCGTTGCCCCTGAAAACTTCTCAGATCATCCTGGCGCTGCCTGGTATGGCGCATGGTATATTAGTGAAGTCATGGATATCCTTACTAAAAATCCTGAGGTCTGGAAAAAAACAATTTTTATCCTGGCCTATGATGAAAATGATGGATATTTTGACCATGTACCTCCTTTTACTGTACCCAACCCATACAAGGAAGGGACCGGTCTAACTTCTGGCGGAATAGATACAAGCCTTGAATTCGTAACTAAAAAACAACAATCATCATCCCCGAAAGATAGTCGTGAAAGCCCAATCGGGCTTGGCTTTAGGGTCCCCTTGGTAATTGCTTCACCATGGAGCCGCGGGGGATATGTCTGCTCAGAAGTTTTCGACCATACTTCAACTTTACAGTTTCTTGAGAAGTTCCTGAATACTAAATATGGAAAGCAGATTTCAGAAACAAATATTACATCATGGCGTCGTGCCATTTGCGGCGACCTCAGTTCAAGCTTTCAACCATTTCACGGCGAAAAGATCAATACCCCCTCTTCATTGAAAAGAAACGAAGTGGTGGAAAACATCCACAAGGCCAAGTTTAAGGGTCTGCCGGCTAATTTCAAAAAATTATCGGCAGAAGAAATTGAATCCTTTAATAAGAATCCGTATGCAATGCCGTTTATGGCCCGGCAGGAAAAAGGGACTAAACCTTCTTGTGCAATACCTTATGAAATGTACGTTGACGGATTATTAAGTGCGGATAAAAAAACATTTGAGGTGCAGTTCAGATCCGGTAACCAGGTTTTTGGGTCGCGCACAGCCGGAGCAGCTTTTAATGTGTACGCTCCTGGAAAATATAATGATGAAACAGCGGATAACCGGGCTTATACTGTGATTCCCGGCGATTCATTAATAGATAACTGGCAAATGTCAAAATTCGAAAATGGGCATTACCACCTCCGAATCTATGGAGTTAATGGCTTTTTCCGGGAATTCAGCGGCCATGGAAATGATCCCGAACTCGTGATCAAATGCACCTATGAATCCATAAAAAATCGCTTTACCGGAAACATTGTTTTAACCATACAAAATAAATCTGGCAAAACACAGGAGATAGACATTGAGGATAATTCCTACAAATCCCCTGCAATTCATAAAAAAATAGACGCAAATAATTCAGCTACCTCTATAATTTTAAATTTATCTAAAAACGGGTATTGGTATGATTTCACCGTAGCCATAAGGAATAACCCTTTATTCATGGCAAGATATGCTGGCCATGTTGAAACCGGAGAAACGAGTATCAGTGATCCTGCAATGGGATATATATGA
- a CDS encoding ABC transporter permease, which translates to MLLNYFKIALAVLKRRKFFTFISLFGISFTLTILLVMTAFIAKIIGDNYPDKKRSRSLYINNIEERGKESMQSGLLSFYFLDHYVRSLKTPVKVAISSGFNGTNTYVNNKKIALNYKYTNADFWEVLDHEFLEGKPFTAQQIANGELVTVISEDIKKSYFGNIGSVVGKYIEADNVQYRVCGVVKNVPITLYMIYSDIYLPYTVSKIDYKGTGYQGNYTGILLAKSKADIPAIQKEYDAMIAKLPMQSKKFTKIYSHADTFIRGYVRTGNEENSGVTIALLALGIFVLIILALPTLNLVNINITRIMERSSEIGVRKAFGASSSILVYQFIVENLILTIIGGLIGLVMTAIIIYFINQADLIAYLKLSINYKVLGIGLLTCLVFGLLSGVYPAWRMSRLNVVNALKAQ; encoded by the coding sequence ATGTTGCTCAATTATTTTAAGATCGCCCTGGCTGTATTGAAAAGAAGGAAATTCTTCACTTTTATAAGTTTGTTTGGCATCAGTTTTACACTGACCATTCTACTGGTGATGACGGCCTTCATTGCCAAAATCATCGGTGACAATTATCCCGATAAAAAAAGAAGCAGGTCCCTCTATATTAATAATATTGAAGAAAGGGGAAAAGAATCCATGCAAAGCGGGTTATTATCCTTTTATTTCCTGGACCATTATGTAAGGAGCCTTAAAACGCCTGTGAAGGTGGCTATTTCATCGGGTTTTAATGGCACCAATACCTATGTAAACAATAAGAAGATCGCCCTCAATTATAAATATACCAACGCAGATTTCTGGGAGGTGCTGGACCATGAATTTCTGGAAGGGAAGCCTTTTACGGCGCAGCAGATTGCCAATGGTGAATTGGTGACGGTGATCTCAGAAGACATTAAAAAAAGTTATTTTGGAAATATTGGTTCTGTGGTAGGTAAATATATTGAAGCTGATAATGTGCAGTACCGAGTTTGTGGCGTTGTGAAGAATGTGCCTATAACATTGTATATGATCTACAGTGATATTTACCTGCCATATACCGTTTCCAAGATTGATTATAAGGGCACGGGGTACCAGGGAAATTACACCGGGATTCTATTGGCTAAATCCAAAGCTGATATTCCAGCCATCCAAAAGGAATATGATGCCATGATTGCAAAGCTGCCCATGCAGAGCAAGAAATTTACAAAGATATATAGTCATGCGGATACCTTTATCCGAGGATATGTCAGGACAGGTAATGAAGAAAATTCCGGCGTTACCATTGCGCTGTTGGCCTTAGGGATTTTTGTATTGATTATCCTGGCACTGCCAACACTTAACCTGGTGAATATTAATATCACCAGGATCATGGAACGTTCTTCTGAAATTGGTGTACGGAAAGCTTTCGGTGCATCCTCTTCAATACTGGTTTATCAATTTATTGTGGAAAACCTTATCCTTACCATAATAGGTGGATTAATAGGATTGGTAATGACTGCCATCATCATCTATTTCATCAACCAGGCAGACCTGATTGCCTACCTTAAATTATCCATTAATTACAAAGTTTTGGGCATTGGGTTATTGACCTGCCTGGTTTTTGGATTGTTATCAGGTGTCTATCCTGCCTGGCGAATGTCGCGGTTGAATGTTGTTAATGCATTAAAGGCCCAATAA
- a CDS encoding sigma-54-dependent transcriptional regulator, whose protein sequence is MVLIIDDDHAVRTSLLLLLKSEGFETLEAAAPMQALDIVAKEPVTLIILDLNFSIETSGVEGMDLLQKIRQLKPGVPVILITGWGTIELAVQGMKLGANDFINKPWVNEHLLQSVKTLLELRKTVTEKHTRRQLDELYHFDHIIGEDKKMLEILETVGRVAATDAAVLITGESGTGKELIAEAIHQNSRRGQKPFVKVNLGGVSTSLFESEMFGHVRGAFTDARADRTGRFEMANKGTIFLDEIGELEMSSQVKLLRVLQDRTYEVLGSSRTRTVDMRVVCATNRDLEDMVAKGSFREDLFYRINLISIHLPPLRDRPADIPLLVNAFIKNLKMLYNRPGLAVGRDAMKWMQQLPLPGNIRQLKNLIERSVLVSRKDLLEVDDFMSQLAASTAKRGNLQLPEVGTLTLDEIEMGMIRKALAFHKNKISKAAASLGITRSSLYRRLDKYNIPYDENQD, encoded by the coding sequence ATGGTATTGATAATTGACGATGATCATGCAGTAAGGACTTCCCTGCTGCTGTTGCTGAAGAGCGAAGGTTTTGAGACCCTGGAAGCAGCTGCACCGATGCAGGCGCTGGATATTGTTGCGAAGGAGCCAGTTACCCTGATCATTCTGGACCTGAATTTTTCCATCGAAACATCAGGCGTGGAAGGCATGGATCTGCTGCAAAAGATCAGGCAGTTAAAGCCTGGTGTTCCGGTAATCCTGATCACCGGCTGGGGTACCATTGAGTTGGCCGTTCAGGGAATGAAACTGGGGGCCAACGATTTTATTAACAAACCATGGGTTAATGAACATTTACTGCAGTCTGTCAAGACATTACTGGAACTACGAAAAACAGTTACGGAGAAGCATACACGCCGGCAACTGGATGAACTTTACCATTTTGACCATATCATCGGTGAAGACAAAAAAATGCTGGAAATCCTGGAAACAGTAGGAAGGGTTGCGGCTACGGATGCGGCGGTCCTGATCACGGGGGAGAGTGGCACAGGAAAGGAACTCATAGCCGAGGCCATCCACCAAAATAGCAGGCGCGGACAGAAGCCATTCGTGAAAGTGAACCTGGGCGGCGTTTCAACGTCACTATTCGAAAGTGAGATGTTCGGCCATGTTCGGGGCGCTTTTACAGATGCCCGCGCAGACCGGACAGGGCGTTTTGAAATGGCCAATAAAGGCACGATATTCCTGGATGAAATTGGCGAACTGGAGATGAGCAGCCAGGTCAAATTATTGCGCGTTTTGCAGGACAGGACCTATGAAGTGCTGGGAAGCAGCCGCACGAGAACAGTTGATATGCGGGTGGTGTGTGCAACCAACAGGGACCTGGAAGACATGGTAGCAAAAGGAAGTTTCCGGGAAGATCTTTTCTACCGGATCAACTTAATCAGTATCCATTTGCCGCCACTGCGGGATAGGCCGGCCGATATTCCATTATTGGTGAATGCCTTTATCAAAAATCTGAAAATGCTGTACAACCGTCCAGGCCTTGCTGTTGGCCGGGATGCCATGAAATGGATGCAGCAATTGCCACTGCCAGGTAATATCAGGCAGTTGAAAAACCTTATAGAAAGATCGGTGCTCGTCAGCAGGAAGGACTTACTCGAAGTGGATGATTTCATGTCGCAACTGGCTGCATCCACGGCAAAAAGGGGAAACCTGCAATTACCGGAGGTTGGCACACTGACACTTGATGAAATAGAAATGGGTATGATCAGGAAAGCACTGGCTTTTCATAAGAACAAAATTTCGAAAGCGGCAGCTTCCCTGGGCATCACCCGGAGTTCACTGTACCGGCGGCTGGATAAATACAATATTCCCTACGATGAGAACCAGGACTAA
- a CDS encoding ABC transporter ATP-binding protein produces the protein MISLKNIEKVYRTDTVETLALNSISLDIAKGEFLSIMGPSGCGKSTLLNIMGLLDAPTKGDLRISEQRTTDLSDKVLAKFRNKKLGFIFQSYHLINDLKVLDNVELPLLYRSSSSKERKELASEALGKVGLSNRIKHFPNQLSGGQKQRVAIARAIVGRPEIILADEPTGNLDSAMGNEIMDILLDLNKREGTTIVMVTHDENMARKTHRLVRLFDGSQVQ, from the coding sequence ATGATCAGCTTAAAAAACATTGAAAAAGTATACCGCACAGATACAGTGGAAACCCTGGCGCTGAACAGCATCAGCCTTGATATCGCTAAAGGGGAATTCCTGTCGATTATGGGTCCATCAGGCTGCGGAAAAAGCACTTTATTGAATATAATGGGATTGTTAGATGCACCAACAAAAGGCGACCTGCGGATTAGTGAACAGCGGACCACTGATCTTTCAGATAAGGTGCTCGCAAAGTTCAGGAATAAAAAACTGGGATTTATTTTCCAGAGTTATCACCTGATCAATGACCTGAAGGTGTTGGATAATGTGGAGTTACCTCTCTTGTATAGAAGCAGTAGTTCTAAGGAAAGGAAGGAGCTGGCTAGTGAAGCACTTGGGAAAGTAGGGTTGAGTAACAGGATCAAACATTTTCCAAACCAATTATCGGGCGGACAAAAACAACGTGTAGCCATCGCCCGGGCTATCGTTGGCCGCCCCGAAATCATTTTGGCGGATGAACCTACCGGCAACCTGGACAGCGCCATGGGTAATGAGATCATGGATATCCTGCTGGACCTGAATAAGCGCGAAGGGACAACGATCGTAATGGTCACCCATGATGAAAACATGGCAAGGAAAACCCATCGCCTGGTGCGGTTATTTGATGGTTCACAGGTTCAGTAA
- a CDS encoding lmo0937 family membrane protein, which produces MGNLLYIIAVILVIGWLIGFFAFHVGGIIHILLVIALIAIILRVIQGKKVL; this is translated from the coding sequence ATGGGAAATCTATTGTATATCATCGCTGTTATCCTTGTAATTGGATGGCTAATTGGGTTCTTCGCCTTTCATGTTGGTGGAATTATCCATATTTTGCTGGTAATCGCATTAATAGCTATAATTCTTAGGGTTATACAAGGGAAAAAAGTGCTGTGA